The Verrucomicrobiia bacterium genomic sequence AGGCCGAAAACCAGCTCGCCATCGCCCTCGAAAACTACAACTGGACCACCAACCTCGCCGCCAAGGGCTACGAAACCCAGCAGAAGGTCGATAGCGACCGCCTCGCCGTCCTTAATCAGCGCAACGCCCTCATCGTCGCCACCAACACCCTCTGGCTCCTCCAGCAGTTCGATCTTCGCAAACTCCAGGAACAGTACGAGTCGAGTCTCGACGAAGCCCGCAAGGAACTCGACCGCGTCGTCGCCCAATCCCGCGCCCGCATCGCCCAGTCCCAGGCCGACCTCCTCACCCAGTCCAACACCCTCATCCTCAATCAACGCAAACTCGAACGCGACCGCCGCAACCTCGAAGCCACCAAGATCCACGCTCCCCAGGACGGCCTCGTCGTCTATGCCGTCAGCGAAAACCGCTTCTCCAGCGAGTCCCTCATCGAGGAAGGCGCCGTCGTCCGCAACCGCCAGGAAATCATCAAGCTCCCCGACACCTCCCGCATGAAGGTCACCGTCAAGGTGCACGAATCCCACATCAACATGATCCGTGCCGGACTCCCCGCCTTCGTCATTCTCGACTCCATGCCCGATACCCGGTTCGCCGCCTACGTCGAGCGCGTCGGCCTCCTCCCCGACACCCAGAGCCGCTGGGGCAACCCCAACCTCAAGGTCTACAACACCGACGTCCATATCACCGATCCCCTCCCCGATGTGAAACCCGGCGTCTCCGCCCGGGCCGAAATCATCGTCACCAACATCGCCAACGCCCTCTCCGTCCCCATCCAGTCCGTCACCACCCACCGCGGTCGCCAGGTCGTCTATGTCCTCAACCGCGGCACCCCCGAACCCCGCCCCGTCGAACCCGGCATGTACAACACCCGGTTCATCCAGATCCTCTCCGGCCTGAATGAGGGCGACCGCGTCCTCCTCGCCCCGCCCTTCGATTCCCAGGAACGTGACCTCGAAGGCTCGGTCCTCACCCCCGACGAACGAGCCGCTCTCACCAATGCCCCCGCCCGACCGGATTCCCGCCCCCGTCCCGCCCCCGGTGAATCCACCGCCATCCCCGGCGCCCCCGGCAGCAGCCTCGCCGCCCGGCCCGGAATTCCCGGCGCAAATCCCGGCGCCCCCACCACCCCCGGAGCAGCCGGTCCCGGCGCCCCAGGCGCCCCAGGCGCTCCCGGCGGTGCCGATTTCCAGGCCCTGATCCGACAGTACGACCGCGATGGCGACGGCCAGCTCAATGACGAGGAACGCGAGGCCATGCGCGCCGCCATGGCCGCCCGGTTCGCCGGCCAGGCCCAGCCCCGCGGCGCGGATGCCCAGGCCGCCCAAGGCCCGGGCTCGGCGCAGGGCCCGGGCGCAGGCCAGGGCGGCCCCCGCTTCAATCGCGAGGAAATGCTCCGCCAGTTCGACAAGGACGGCGATGGCGAACTGAACGAAGAGGAGCGCGCCGCCATGCGCCAGGCCCTCGGCGGCGGGCGTAACCGTGAGGGCGGTGGCGGTGGCGGTGGCGGTTTCGGCGGCGGAGGAGCCGGTCCCCGGGAGGGCGGCGGGGGTGGACGTCCAGGAGGACGCGCTGAACGCCCCCCCGAATAGGCTCATCCAGGCTCATCCGAACCCACTCCCCACCCCGCCTCTTTCCCCATCCATCCCCCATGTCCGCGGACTCCGCCATCATCCGCATCCAGGGCGTCGAGAAACGCTACGTCCTCGGCGGCGAAGCCGACGTCCTCGCCCTCCGGGGTGTCCACCTCAGCATCGAGGAGGGCTCCTACGTCGCCATCATGGGCCCCTCCGGCTCCGGCAAGTCCACCATGCTCAACATCCTCGGCTGCCTCGACCGCCCCACCGCCGGCAGCTACTGGCTGGGCGGGGAGGATGTCTCGATCATGCCCGACGACGAACTCTCCGAGGCCCGCGGACGCATGATCGGATTCATCTTCCAGTCCTACAACCTCATCGCCCAGCTGACCGTCATCGAGAACATCCAGGTCCCCCTCCTCTACCAGGGAGCCGACCTGCGCCAGTTCCAGGATCGCTGCATCGAACTCGCCCGCCTCGTCGGCCTCGGCGACCGCCTCCATCACCGCCCCAATCAGCTTTCCGGAGGTCAGCAGCAGCGCGTCGCCATCGCCCGATCCCTGGTGAATGACCCCGTCATGATCCTCGCCGACGAACCCACCGGCAACCTCGACTCCCGTACCGGCAAGGAGGTCCTCGACCTCATCGACCAGCTCAACGCCAGCGGAAAAACCATCGTCCTCGTGACCCACGACGAACGCGTCGCCGCCCGCGCCCACCGCGTCATCCACATGAAGGACGGCCTCATCGATCGCGAGGTCCTCAATCGCCCCGTCCCCGGCTCTCCCGCCCCCCAACCGGTCCCCGTCGCCTGACCCTCCGGCGACCATCGCCCATTCCTGACTTCACGACTGCCAGCACCCCTTCTCCATGGCCTCCCCGCTGAGCTTCCAGTTCGCCAGCATCGTCCGCCTCGGCATCAAGAGCCTCCTGCTCCACAAGCTGCGCTCCGGCCTGACCATGCTCGGCATCATCTTCGGCGTCTGCTCGGTGATCGCCATGCTGGCCATTGGCGAGGGCGCCTCGTTCGAAGCCCAGGAGGCCATCAAACGCCTCGGCAGCAGCAACATCATCCTCCGCAGCATCAAGCCCCCCGAACAGGCCCGCCAGCAGTCCGGCGGAGGAGGGCCCCGCGGCATGCAGCTCAAGTACGGCCTCACCTACCAGGACGCCTCCCGCCTCCAGTCCACCATCCCGGGCGTGGTCCGCGTCGTCCCGATGCGCATCATCCGCGAAAACGTCCGCTACTCCCGCAACGAAATCCCCTGCCAGGTCATCGGCACCCTCCCCTCCTACACCGAGGTCGCCGGAGCCCGCATCGTCCGCGGCCGCTTCCTCGCCCACATCGATGAGGTCCATCAGAACAATGTCTGCGTCATCACCACCGGACTCGCCCGCCGCCTCTTCCCCTCCGAGGATCCCATCGACAACACCATCAAGATCGACGCCTTCTACTACCGGATCGTCGGGATCCTCGAGGAACAGAGCCAGCCTGAACAACGCACCCAGTCCGGCCGCATGGAGGGCGAACCCCTCGACAACAACGTCTATATCCCCCTCTCCACCTCCCGCACCCGATTCGGCGAGGTCCTGATTCGCCGCACCGCCGGCAGCTTCGAAGCCGAGGAGGTCCAGCTCCACCAGATCACCGTTCAAATGCAGGACACCGCGGCTGTCGAAACCGCCGATCCCCAGATCAAAGCCCTGCTCGACCGGTTCCATGACCAGCCGGACTTCGAGGTCATTGTCCCCCTCCAACTCCTCCGCCAGGCCGAACAAACCAAGCGCATCTTCAATATCGTCCTCGGCTCCATCGCCGCCATCTCCCTCCTCGTCGGCGGCATCGGCATCATGAACATCATGCTCGCCAATGTGACCGAACGGACCCGCGAAATCGGCGTTCGCCGCGCCCTCGGCGCCAAGCGCCGCGACATCACCCGTCAGTTCCTTGTCGAAACCATTGTCCTCTCCGTCGGCGGCGGCCTCATCGGCGTGATCGTCGGTGTCCTCACCCCGGTCGTGGTCTCCCAGATCACCACCATGAAGACCATCGTCACCGTCTGGTCCGTCCTCATCGCCTTCGGCATCTCCGGCGCCATCGGCATCATCTTCGGCCTCTACCCCGCCCGCGCCGCCGCCCGCCTCGATCCCATCGACGCCCTCCGCCACGAATGAACGAGTAGGTGCGCTCCAGCGCCGTCCGCTCCAGCGCCGTCCGGTCCCTGCCCCCCTCCATCCTTCCTCACTCCACCGCCCGGACCCGGAGGTTCCGAAGCACCCTCAGCCCCGGCAGCTCCGCCCCCCGGATTGGTCGCGCCCCGCTCTTCCTGCGCCGGTCGAACTTTTCCCGGTGCCGCTCCCACATCGCATTCACAAAGGCCTCCGATCCCAGAAATACCCCGTCGGTCATGTGCCGAATCCTCCGCCGCAACAAGTCCGACACCGAGACCGGCGCCTCGGAGCCTGGCTCCTGCCCTGCGGCCTCCTTCCCGGCAGCCCCTCTCCCGGCCTTTCCCACGCCTCCCTCCGAAAACCCCATCAGCGCCCGGTACGCCGCCGCCGCCGCGGGCCAGTCCTTCGCCCCGAGCATCTCCGTCAGGCTCTTCCGCATCGCCCGGACACCGCCCAGCGCCGCCGCGTAACCCCCATAGGCATACTTTCCCGGATCCGCCACAAGCCCGGCACGCACCGGATTCAAGTCGATATAGGCCGCGATCAACCGCAAGACCTCGGGCGTGTCCTCAACCATCACACTCCGAAACCGTTCGCCCCACAGAAATCCGTAGCGGTCGTGCCTCCTGTTGTACCAGCGCGTCACCCGCTGCTTGAACTCCGCCATAAACCCGGAAACCTCGCGCATCCGCGTGAGCACCCTCTCCCGGATCTTCTCCGGGATCGGTGCCCCCTCCTTCACCGCCGCCCGTGCCAGTTGGCTCGGCACGGCCTTGCGCCCATGAAACGCCTCGAGCTTGGCGACGATCTCCTCGTCGGTGAACGATTCCGCCGGCCGGCGTGTCGGCACCCGCACCAGCAGGTGAAAATGATTGGGCATCATGCAGTAGGTGAGCACCTCCACCTCGCTGTACTCCCCCAATCGCCCCAGCAACCGAACCATTTCCCCCCTCGCCTCTTCATTGAGCATCGGCAGACCGCCCGCAACTCGGGACATGCAATGGTACACGCCGGCCTCGCCGACATCCGCCTTCAGCCTGGATAGTCTCATCGGGTCTTCTCCTTTCAGTGCCCCATCCCTGAACCCGGGCCATCCTTCACCCCTGCCCCGCCCCAAGTCGAGCACGCTCCGCCCCCTCAAGTTGTCGCCGATCAACCCAACACGGACCACCCAGGGTCGAAACAGGGGGGTCAACATTCATCCATTTACCAAGCCTGACTGCTTTTGTTGACCGCCGATGCGGCGAAAGTTGGGCGCAGCGTCCTTCGCAACAGAACATCGATGGGAATGCAGATGTGGGCATTGGATTGGAAGGCTATTTAGTTAGTCAGACTCTATTTGTTGACCCATATAGTGAGCCAGACCAATTTTGTTGATCGCTCCAACGCCGCGAAATCAGGTCTCGACGAGGCATCATCCGTTCCAATGCGCCATCCAGCAGGCCGCTCTCGTCATCTCCAATGATCCTCGGCTGCAGCCCCACAGCCCCCCTCCAGCTTCCCTCGGTGGCTTTGTCGGTAGTCGTGCGGGGGACAATCCCGTGCACCCCGGAGTTGTGGGTGGAGGCGCGAACTTCGCGAAGCGTCGCCTCGGAGGATCGAGTTCCACGAGGCCGCAACGGCGTGGAGCGTCGGGTCGAGGACTCGCGGAACTCGTCCCTCCGATTCGCTGCCCCCTCACCCACCACTCCGGGATGCACCCGGGGGAAACGCCGCCGTGCCCCTGGCATTGTCTTTCCCGCCCGGATTCGCCACCGTCCGCCGATTTTTCTCACCGAACGTGAACAAGACTAGGAGACTGCGGCACGGCTCGAAATGGATGGCGTGGATCTGGATGTGGACGTTCGCACTGGGAGCGTCCGCCGCGGCACCGCCGCATCTGGCGATCCGCCTGGACGCGGGCGGAGTGGAGTTGGAATGGGCCGCGGACGCGGGATCGTTCGTGCTGGAACAGACGTCGGCGCTGAGCGGCACCCCGGCCTGGGCGCCGGCACCGGGTTCACCCCAACTGGCGGGCAACCGGGTCCGCTGGCGGCTGGCGCCATCGGGAAGCCCCCGATTCTACCGCCTGCGGGAAGGCGCCGGAGCGGGGGTGTCGGTCGCATCGAGTTCCCCCTATTCCGGGGAAACCGGCGTGTCCCTGACCCGGGAGACCATTCTGCGACTCAGCGGCCCAGTGGGCGCAGAGGTCGCGGAGTCCGATCTGCTGCAGGCGTGGTCCGGTGGGCGCCGGTTGCTCACCCGGACCGAGTGGTCGCGGGATCTGCGGACGGCGACGCTGTTCTACCTGGAACCGCTGCCGGCGGGCGCCCGGGTGGAGGTGATCCTGGACGGCCGGGACATCCAGGACGGGCTGGGACGACCCCTGGATCCGGACGGCGATGGGGTGCCGGGCGGAGAGTTCCGCCTTTCCTTCAGCACCGGTCGAATCGCCCCGGTGCCGGGCACGGTCGTGGTGGGCCGGGTGCTGGCCTCCGAACGGAACGCCGACGGCACCGATCGACCGTTGTCAGGAGTGATCGTCACCGTGGACGGTGCGGAGGAAACCTTGCGGGCGGTGACCGACGAGAACGGCGACTTCCAACTCGATCCGGCACCGGCAGGGCGATTCTTCGTCCACGTGGACGGCCGGCCGGCGGTGGGCAGCCAGTGGCCGACTGGCGGCTATTACCCCTTCATCGGCAAGGCGTGGGATGCGGTGGCGGGACGCGAGGATAATCCAGCGGGCGGGTCGGGGGTGGTGTACCTGCCCTTCATCCCCGGGGACGCCCTGCGGCCGGTGCATCCGACCGACATCACGGTGATCACCTTTCCGGAGGCGGTGGTGGCGGCGAACCCTGCCTTGGCGGGCGTGCGCCTGGAAATCCCTCCCAACGGAGTGTTCAGCGACCAGGGGGTGCGGGGCGGAAGGGTGGGCATCGCGCCGGTGCCGCCAGACCGCTTGCCGGAACCGCTGCCGCCCGGGCTGAACCTGCCGTTGGTGATCACCGTCCAGACGGACGGCCCGGAGAACTTCGACCTGCCCGTGCCGGTGCGGTTTCCCAACCTGCCCGACCCCGTGACCGGCGAACGGTTGGGGCCGGGATCGAAGACAGTATTGTGGAGCTTCAATCATGACACCGGGCGATGGGAACCGCAGGGGCTGGCGACGGTGACCCCGGACGGGTTGTATGCCGCGACCGATCCCGGGGTGGGCCTGCGGCAGCCCGGATGGCACGGCCTGGCGCCCGGCACCGAAGGCGCTGGCCCGGAAGGCGATGGCAGCGATGAACCCGACTGCGGGGCCTACGCGGCGCGTTGCTGCGGAGACTGGGCGGAGAAAACCTCGCCCTGCCGGCCTGCCAGGGAGGCGGCCCTGGACAGCATCGGGGACGTGGCGTTGGACAACGTCATCAACCTGGTCGCCGGGGATGCCGGATGCCCGATCGGAACGGCCCTGAGTGCCCAACGGGCGGCTCGCGATTGCGCGCGGGTGGGTCCGTTGACCGGTGCGTGTGTCGGCGTCCTCGACAGCGCCTACACCGGCGCACGGCTGGGCTGCCTGCCGGGAATCGGGAGCGCTCTGGGCCTGGCCTGGGGGTTGAAGGGCGCCATCGATGCGGCGATCGACTACCGGAGCTGCCTGGACACCGCGGCGGCGTCCTGCATCGGAGCGCCTGGACCGGCCCTGGCAGGCCTGGGTTCGACCACGGGCGACCCACGGTTGCTTCGGGCCCTGCGCCATCTCGAAATCCAGGAGCGCCTCATCCTTCGGGTCCAGGCCGCGCTGGGCATCCTCCTCGGGCACTCCCGCTGGGCCGAGGTGTCGGACCCCGAACTCATGCCGGTGCATCGAGCCTTCATGACGCGGGTGCAGGAGGCCCTGAACCCGGCCGGACCGGGTGGGGCAGGTGTCACGACCGAAGAACGGACGGCGATTCTTGCGATGCCGCGTTGGAACGGAGCCACCGATGCGCAGGTCCTCGAATTTCTCGCCCGGCAGGAACAGGTGGCCCTGGGCACGGCGGACGCCACCGTGCGGGCGGAGTTGGCGGAGGGCTTCGACCGTCTGACCCTGGCAATCGCAGAAGTCGAGGCCGCGGGGTGGACCGGGTATTTCGACGGGTTGCACCGGGCCCTGGCGGAGTTCATGTCCATGCATCAACCGCGCCGGGGTGGATCCATCGGGTTCTCCGGAGCACGGCTTGCCCCGGCATCGGGAACCCCGGCCGCAGCCAGCCCGGCGGCGGGTCCGGCGGCATTCCCGGAGGCGCCCATGTTTTACGCCCTGCGCGATCTCAACAGCGGCTTCGTGACCCGCGGACGGCTCAACGCCAACGGCCGGTTCACGGAACTGTTCCTGCGCCCGAACGCCCACTACTCGGTCGCGTACTACGATCCCACCACGGCGC encodes the following:
- a CDS encoding transposase, which codes for MRLSRLKADVGEAGVYHCMSRVAGGLPMLNEEARGEMVRLLGRLGEYSEVEVLTYCMMPNHFHLLVRVPTRRPAESFTDEEIVAKLEAFHGRKAVPSQLARAAVKEGAPIPEKIRERVLTRMREVSGFMAEFKQRVTRWYNRRHDRYGFLWGERFRSVMVEDTPEVLRLIAAYIDLNPVRAGLVADPGKYAYGGYAAALGGVRAMRKSLTEMLGAKDWPAAAAAYRALMGFSEGGVGKAGRGAAGKEAAGQEPGSEAPVSVSDLLRRRIRHMTDGVFLGSEAFVNAMWERHREKFDRRRKSGARPIRGAELPGLRVLRNLRVRAVE
- a CDS encoding ABC transporter ATP-binding protein is translated as MIRIQGVEKRYVLGGEADVLALRGVHLSIEEGSYVAIMGPSGSGKSTMLNILGCLDRPTAGSYWLGGEDVSIMPDDELSEARGRMIGFIFQSYNLIAQLTVIENIQVPLLYQGADLRQFQDRCIELARLVGLGDRLHHRPNQLSGGQQQRVAIARSLVNDPVMILADEPTGNLDSRTGKEVLDLIDQLNASGKTIVLVTHDERVAARAHRVIHMKDGLIDREVLNRPVPGSPAPQPVPVA
- a CDS encoding ABC transporter permease, which translates into the protein MASPLSFQFASIVRLGIKSLLLHKLRSGLTMLGIIFGVCSVIAMLAIGEGASFEAQEAIKRLGSSNIILRSIKPPEQARQQSGGGGPRGMQLKYGLTYQDASRLQSTIPGVVRVVPMRIIRENVRYSRNEIPCQVIGTLPSYTEVAGARIVRGRFLAHIDEVHQNNVCVITTGLARRLFPSEDPIDNTIKIDAFYYRIVGILEEQSQPEQRTQSGRMEGEPLDNNVYIPLSTSRTRFGEVLIRRTAGSFEAEEVQLHQITVQMQDTAAVETADPQIKALLDRFHDQPDFEVIVPLQLLRQAEQTKRIFNIVLGSIAAISLLVGGIGIMNIMLANVTERTREIGVRRALGAKRRDITRQFLVETIVLSVGGGLIGVIVGVLTPVVVSQITTMKTIVTVWSVLIAFGISGAIGIIFGLYPARAAARLDPIDALRHE
- a CDS encoding efflux RND transporter periplasmic adaptor subunit — its product is MNLKSITHRLPASPGRRYVLLGVAALLLIVLIVAVATPRDSAASTGFHEVRRGTFTVSIVEAGNLAAVSEVSIRSEVEGTARIIYIVPEGSFVHRGDMIVELDSAQAEDQVNQQLINFEKAQFGLIQAQEQLSIQRSATQSDISAAELKVRFADLDLEKFFQGQRDVDLIESSNRVVQAENQLAIALENYNWTTNLAAKGYETQQKVDSDRLAVLNQRNALIVATNTLWLLQQFDLRKLQEQYESSLDEARKELDRVVAQSRARIAQSQADLLTQSNTLILNQRKLERDRRNLEATKIHAPQDGLVVYAVSENRFSSESLIEEGAVVRNRQEIIKLPDTSRMKVTVKVHESHINMIRAGLPAFVILDSMPDTRFAAYVERVGLLPDTQSRWGNPNLKVYNTDVHITDPLPDVKPGVSARAEIIVTNIANALSVPIQSVTTHRGRQVVYVLNRGTPEPRPVEPGMYNTRFIQILSGLNEGDRVLLAPPFDSQERDLEGSVLTPDERAALTNAPARPDSRPRPAPGESTAIPGAPGSSLAARPGIPGANPGAPTTPGAAGPGAPGAPGAPGGADFQALIRQYDRDGDGQLNDEEREAMRAAMAARFAGQAQPRGADAQAAQGPGSAQGPGAGQGGPRFNREEMLRQFDKDGDGELNEEERAAMRQALGGGRNREGGGGGGGGFGGGGAGPREGGGGGRPGGRAERPPE